From Proteiniborus sp. DW1, one genomic window encodes:
- a CDS encoding tyrosine-type recombinase/integrase — protein MVKKIGFNNKTNKDIDSAFKDFIRYCRVKNLSDATLTYYENTYKTFREFYKGKLEEIKDNVIDDYILYLRQNTKMNDISINTSIRGIRVILYYFMKLGYIDKFKITISKAEKKIKETYTDAELELLLKKPDIKECNFADYRTWVIINFLLATGARANTICNITIKDLNLQDSYVVYRSTKNKRQQIVPLTNSEEPPNRVFYFRREIRKI, from the coding sequence ATGGTAAAAAAAATTGGTTTTAATAATAAAACTAACAAAGATATTGATAGTGCATTTAAAGATTTCATTAGGTATTGCAGAGTTAAAAATCTATCAGATGCGACATTAACTTACTACGAAAATACGTATAAAACATTTAGAGAATTTTACAAGGGTAAGTTAGAAGAAATAAAAGATAATGTAATAGATGATTATATCTTGTATCTAAGACAAAATACTAAAATGAACGACATATCAATTAATACAAGCATTAGAGGTATTAGAGTAATTTTATATTATTTCATGAAATTAGGTTATATAGACAAATTTAAAATAACTATATCTAAAGCAGAGAAGAAAATAAAAGAAACCTATACAGATGCAGAATTAGAATTACTATTAAAGAAACCTGATATCAAGGAATGTAACTTCGCAGATTATAGAACATGGGTAATAATCAATTTTCTTCTTGCGACAGGTGCTAGGGCTAATACAATATGTAACATTACTATTAAAGACTTAAATCTACAAGATAGCTATGTAGTTTATAGAAGCACTAAAAATAAAAGGCAGCAAATAGTACCACTAACAAATAGCGAAGAACCTCCAAATAGAGTTTTCTATTTTAGAAGGGAAATTAGAAAGATATAG
- a CDS encoding uroporphyrinogen decarboxylase family protein, translating to MDYSELKLRMKDAKSEMTPSERSKRYFAGEEVDHIPYGLISIYEALSEIYGYTTRKINTDFNVFAEIIERARDDYGLEGVNLGLRLRGMGAAMGSTLFHPEHGIDRIEEHILQSYDDWDKLDKADPYNNRILTPMLEKAAKIREKFPEIPINTGVAGPLSTTIAIRPIEKVLRDTRKNPERLKELIALAVDNSLRWVEVFTKEFGPGTVSISDPVTCTDILSLSQFEEFSFPELKRLVSGLKEITGLKPSLHICGHTKGIWEKLKELEISSFSVDNCEDIAEACEVLGGTFAIVGNVPPVDILKNGSIDDVIESVKECIQKSATSPKGYILSSGCQVAMGTPKENLEAYVYAARKYGKGAKIGEMPRGILEED from the coding sequence ATGGACTACAGTGAACTAAAGCTTAGGATGAAGGATGCAAAATCAGAAATGACACCATCAGAGAGGTCAAAAAGATATTTTGCTGGTGAAGAAGTGGATCATATTCCATATGGCTTGATTTCAATTTATGAAGCTTTGTCTGAAATCTATGGATATACGACTAGGAAAATAAATACTGATTTTAATGTTTTCGCTGAGATTATAGAAAGAGCAAGGGATGATTATGGTTTAGAAGGAGTTAATTTAGGTTTGAGACTTAGAGGCATGGGAGCTGCTATGGGTTCAACTCTTTTCCATCCAGAACATGGGATTGATCGTATAGAAGAACATATTTTACAGAGCTATGATGATTGGGATAAACTTGATAAGGCTGATCCATATAATAACAGAATTCTAACACCGATGTTAGAAAAAGCAGCTAAAATAAGAGAGAAATTTCCCGAGATACCAATAAATACGGGTGTTGCAGGTCCGTTATCTACAACTATTGCAATTCGTCCAATTGAAAAAGTTCTTAGAGATACAAGAAAGAACCCAGAGAGACTAAAAGAATTAATTGCCCTAGCTGTAGACAATTCTTTAAGATGGGTAGAGGTCTTTACAAAGGAATTTGGACCAGGTACAGTGTCTATATCAGACCCTGTTACTTGTACAGATATCTTAAGCCTAAGCCAATTTGAAGAGTTTTCTTTTCCAGAATTAAAACGATTAGTTTCAGGTCTTAAAGAGATTACAGGCTTGAAACCTTCTTTGCATATCTGCGGGCATACTAAAGGAATATGGGAAAAACTAAAGGAGTTAGAAATATCTTCTTTTAGTGTAGACAATTGTGAAGATATTGCAGAAGCCTGTGAAGTACTAGGAGGTACCTTTGCCATTGTAGGAAATGTGCCGCCAGTGGATATTTTAAAGAACGGTAGTATAGATGATGTAATAGAAAGCGTGAAGGAATGTATCCAAAAGAGTGCTACTTCACCGAAAGGATATATACTTTCTAGTGGATGTCAAGTAGCAATGGGAACACCAAAGGAAAACTTAGAAGCGTATGTTTATGCAGCTAGGAAATATGGAAAGGGTGCAAAGATAGGTGAAATGCCAAGAGGCATATTAGAAGAAGACTAG
- a CDS encoding corrinoid protein, whose product MSKSKEELLKQLSDCVFEMEDEEVISVAQEYLDAGYDPLEGITEGLVDGMNRAGKMYEEEEYFITDLLICSDAMYNGLDILKPHLPQKKLEGTKTYKCVIGVVEGDTHDIGKNLVKIMLETAGFEMYDLGRDVPLKNFIDKAKEVDADLICLSTLMTTTMPGMKRVVEMLKEEKMYEKTKVMIGGGPVSQTYCEKIDASGYSPNAVEAVKLAKLLVGMGIPV is encoded by the coding sequence GTGAGCAAATCAAAAGAAGAACTGTTAAAACAGTTATCAGATTGTGTTTTTGAAATGGAAGATGAAGAGGTTATAAGTGTAGCACAGGAATATCTAGATGCTGGATATGACCCACTAGAGGGTATTACAGAAGGATTAGTCGATGGAATGAATAGAGCTGGAAAAATGTATGAAGAAGAAGAGTATTTTATTACAGACTTATTAATTTGTTCTGATGCTATGTACAATGGATTAGATATATTAAAGCCTCATTTGCCTCAAAAGAAACTTGAGGGAACAAAAACATATAAATGTGTTATTGGAGTTGTTGAAGGTGACACTCATGATATAGGGAAGAACTTAGTAAAAATCATGTTAGAAACTGCTGGTTTTGAAATGTATGATTTAGGACGAGATGTACCTTTAAAAAATTTCATAGATAAAGCAAAAGAAGTAGATGCAGACCTTATTTGTCTATCAACTTTAATGACAACTACTATGCCTGGGATGAAAAGGGTTGTTGAAATGCTAAAAGAAGAGAAAATGTATGAAAAAACAAAAGTAATGATAGGTGGAGGACCTGTTTCCCAGACATACTGTGAAAAAATCGATGCTAGTGGCTATTCACCTAATGCAGTTGAAGCTGTTAAACTAGCAAAACTATTAGTTGGTATGGGTATTCCGGTGTAA
- the rph gene encoding ribonuclease PH produces the protein MTRIDERNNDELRKVRITRNYIKHPQGSVLIEMGDTKVICTAMIEDRVPLFLKGAGTGWITAEYSMLPGSTITRKIRESSRGKVEGRSQEIQRLIGRALRSVVILEDIGERTIWIDCDVIQADGGTRTASITGAFIALADALYNLYKEGSISYIPLRNFLSAVSVGIVNDEAVLDLCYEEDSNAKVDMNVVMTGNGDFVEIQGTGEESPFSLNDLNELIALAQKGNAELIRFQKESLGEEISSLIGVSKPETKGEPKYE, from the coding sequence ATGACTAGAATAGATGAAAGAAATAATGACGAATTAAGAAAAGTTAGAATAACTAGAAACTACATAAAACATCCACAAGGATCAGTTTTAATAGAAATGGGAGACACAAAGGTTATTTGTACTGCCATGATAGAGGATAGAGTACCACTTTTTCTAAAGGGTGCTGGTACAGGTTGGATAACAGCAGAATATTCAATGCTGCCTGGATCAACTATTACTAGAAAAATTAGAGAATCCAGTAGAGGAAAGGTAGAAGGTAGAAGCCAAGAAATTCAAAGATTGATAGGTAGAGCATTAAGATCTGTTGTTATATTAGAGGACATAGGAGAAAGGACTATTTGGATAGATTGTGATGTAATACAAGCAGATGGAGGAACTAGGACGGCCTCTATAACAGGGGCTTTTATAGCCCTAGCAGACGCTTTGTATAATCTATATAAAGAAGGAAGCATATCATACATTCCTCTAAGGAATTTTTTATCAGCCGTAAGTGTGGGAATTGTCAATGATGAGGCTGTATTGGATTTATGTTATGAAGAAGATTCGAATGCAAAAGTAGACATGAATGTTGTAATGACAGGTAATGGAGATTTTGTAGAGATTCAAGGTACTGGAGAAGAATCACCATTTTCTTTAAATGACTTGAATGAATTAATTGCATTAGCACAAAAAGGCAATGCAGAGCTCATAAGATTTCAAAAAGAGTCTCTAGGAGAAGAAATAAGTAGTCTTATAGGAGTAAGTAAACCTGAAACTAAAGGGGAGCCAAAATATGAATAA
- a CDS encoding metallophosphoesterase — protein MKIAIISDTHGYVQGCIDALNKIEGIDIIIHLGDYTKDVKAIREAFNITVLNVKGNCDSYDFETPDDNIIEIKGKKIFATHGDLYRVKQGLNDIYYRAKELDVDVALFGHSHTSTLVEYDGVLFLNPGSPTLPRAGTSKSIGILYIDDNEVKGEIITI, from the coding sequence ATGAAAATAGCAATAATAAGTGATACTCATGGATATGTTCAGGGGTGTATAGATGCACTGAATAAAATAGAAGGGATTGACATTATAATACACCTTGGAGATTATACGAAGGATGTTAAAGCCATTAGAGAAGCTTTTAATATTACAGTGTTAAATGTAAAAGGCAATTGTGATTCTTATGACTTTGAAACTCCAGATGATAATATTATCGAAATAAAAGGTAAGAAAATTTTTGCTACTCATGGTGACTTATATAGAGTTAAGCAAGGATTAAATGATATTTATTATAGAGCTAAAGAGCTAGATGTGGATGTAGCCTTATTTGGTCATAGTCACACCTCGACCTTAGTAGAATACGATGGTGTTCTTTTTCTAAACCCAGGAAGCCCTACCCTACCTAGAGCAGGTACATCAAAGAGTATAGGAATACTATATATAGATGATAATGAAGTCAAGGGTGAAATAATTACAATATAG
- a CDS encoding GerMN domain-containing protein: MYIKKLLILAIVLVLALGLFGCKAIDTMKDLITSEEPEIEIIRSDEDENIMDDASLRNTVLYYQNENGYLVPVKRKVPWEEGIAKAALKNIMDTPTIREDISSIGLKPIIPAGTEIIGMSINEETGLCKVDFNSQIMNCQSKKDEENMVKGVVYTLTEFSNIKEVQFMVDGKIVPELKYGTKVQQPLAREDINVVEDLGTGESKVVVYYKGTSNGDYEYYVPVTVPTSAPSANILTSLEALFDGAPALSGLYTDIPEGIDFQGVEVYNGVAYVDIISHDFEILEDQTVFNKMTKNIGLTLKEFPEIEYVEILFDGKTIEEAGLDIEAQETVPVFANEY; the protein is encoded by the coding sequence ATGTATATCAAAAAGTTGTTAATACTTGCTATAGTACTAGTTTTAGCACTTGGTCTATTTGGATGTAAGGCAATAGACACTATGAAGGATTTAATAACTAGTGAAGAGCCAGAAATTGAAATCATAAGAAGTGATGAAGATGAGAACATTATGGATGATGCTAGTCTAAGAAACACAGTTCTTTATTATCAAAATGAAAACGGATATCTTGTACCTGTTAAAAGAAAAGTTCCTTGGGAAGAGGGGATAGCCAAAGCAGCACTTAAGAACATCATGGATACTCCCACTATTAGGGAGGATATTAGCAGCATAGGGCTTAAGCCAATAATACCTGCAGGAACAGAAATAATTGGAATGTCAATTAATGAAGAAACTGGTTTGTGTAAGGTTGACTTTAATAGTCAAATTATGAATTGCCAATCAAAAAAAGATGAAGAAAACATGGTAAAGGGTGTAGTATACACATTAACCGAGTTTTCAAATATTAAGGAAGTACAGTTTATGGTAGACGGGAAGATAGTACCAGAACTTAAATATGGTACAAAAGTGCAACAACCATTAGCTAGAGAAGACATAAATGTAGTAGAAGACTTAGGGACTGGAGAATCAAAGGTTGTTGTATACTATAAAGGAACTAGCAATGGGGATTATGAATATTATGTTCCTGTAACAGTACCTACATCAGCGCCTAGTGCAAATATACTTACATCTCTTGAAGCATTATTTGATGGAGCACCTGCTTTATCAGGACTTTATACAGATATTCCAGAAGGAATAGATTTTCAAGGAGTAGAAGTATATAATGGAGTAGCTTATGTAGATATTATATCTCATGATTTTGAGATATTAGAAGATCAGACTGTATTTAATAAAATGACTAAAAATATAGGACTTACATTAAAAGAGTTCCCTGAAATAGAATATGTGGAGATATTATTTGATGGCAAGACTATAGAAGAAGCAGGGCTAGATATAGAAGCTCAAGAAACAGTACCAGTTTTCGCAAATGAGTATTAA
- a CDS encoding methionine ABC transporter permease, with protein sequence MFDFLSDYQKNFWKMIMIPAFSSTIQIVLITTILSTILGFIIAVILVITNKDGLHPNKFIYQVLSFVVNVVRSFPFVILMIFLLPFTKSLVGTSFGVKAAVVPLTVSATAFIARLIESAMQEVDKDLIEAMQSFGISDKHIIFGVIVSEATPAIISGVIIATIAILGSTAMAGTMGAGGIGSVAITYGYQSFNKKVMYMTAFILVIMVQGIQTIGNWLYKKMK encoded by the coding sequence ATGTTTGATTTTCTATCTGATTATCAAAAGAACTTTTGGAAGATGATTATGATACCAGCATTTAGTTCCACTATTCAAATAGTACTAATTACTACTATATTATCTACAATACTAGGTTTTATTATAGCTGTTATATTAGTAATAACAAATAAAGATGGTTTACATCCAAATAAATTTATTTATCAAGTGCTATCTTTTGTTGTAAACGTAGTTCGTTCATTTCCATTTGTTATTTTGATGATATTTTTACTTCCATTTACAAAATCTTTAGTAGGTACTTCTTTTGGGGTAAAAGCTGCTGTAGTACCTTTAACTGTTTCTGCTACAGCGTTTATTGCAAGACTAATAGAAAGTGCTATGCAAGAAGTTGATAAAGATTTAATTGAAGCTATGCAGTCTTTTGGTATTTCAGATAAGCATATTATTTTTGGTGTTATTGTGTCAGAAGCAACACCAGCTATTATTTCTGGGGTTATAATTGCCACTATTGCTATTTTGGGTTCTACGGCTATGGCAGGGACCATGGGTGCTGGTGGTATTGGATCTGTTGCTATTACATACGGATATCAGAGTTTTAATAAAAAGGTAATGTATATGACAGCCTTTATTCTTGTTATAATGGTTCAGGGTATTCAGACAATTGGAAACTGGCTGTATAAGAAAATGAAATAG
- a CDS encoding XTP/dITP diphosphatase — MNKKLLIVSSDNSHKIAEIKSILKDLPITVLSKTEAGCGDIEVIEDGDTLEENATKKAVEIAKRANGIVIADDTGLFVDRLNGEPGVYSARYSGENATYISNNQKLLKKLEGVPLEDRTAKFKTIIAIVLEDKSVKLVSGECTGQIGFEPKGENGFGYDPLFIVDGYGKTFAELGEEIKNTISHRANALKELKKELKILLEDEYNENSNNK, encoded by the coding sequence ATGAATAAAAAATTACTTATTGTTTCAAGTGATAACAGTCATAAGATAGCTGAAATAAAAAGTATATTAAAAGACCTACCCATCACTGTACTTTCAAAAACTGAAGCAGGGTGTGGTGATATTGAAGTAATAGAAGATGGAGATACCTTGGAGGAGAACGCAACAAAAAAAGCAGTAGAAATAGCAAAAAGAGCAAATGGTATAGTTATAGCTGATGATACAGGACTTTTTGTTGATAGGCTAAATGGAGAGCCTGGTGTCTATTCAGCTAGATATAGTGGTGAGAATGCAACATATATAAGCAATAATCAGAAATTGCTAAAAAAGTTAGAAGGAGTACCATTAGAAGATAGAACAGCTAAGTTTAAGACTATAATTGCAATAGTTTTAGAAGATAAGAGTGTAAAGCTGGTATCAGGAGAATGTACTGGCCAAATAGGCTTCGAACCAAAGGGAGAAAATGGCTTTGGCTATGACCCTCTATTTATAGTTGATGGATATGGGAAGACTTTTGCAGAGCTAGGTGAAGAGATTAAAAACACCATAAGTCATAGGGCTAATGCTTTAAAAGAACTTAAGAAAGAGCTTAAAATATTATTAGAGGACGAGTACAATGAAAATAGCAATAATAAGTGA
- a CDS encoding uroporphyrinogen decarboxylase family protein has translation MYISCASGCDITQNVPVENIDAFMEAARKYGKYPLDKELLGIEN, from the coding sequence ATGTATATATCCTGTGCTTCGGGCTGTGATATTACACAAAATGTTCCTGTTGAAAACATAGATGCATTTATGGAAGCAGCTCGTAAGTATGGAAAATATCCATTAGATAAAGAGTTGTTAGGAATAGAAAACTAG